The Betaproteobacteria bacterium genome contains the following window.
CTGGCGTGCCGCGACTTCGGGCGTCAGGTCGGGGAGTTTCTCATCGGACGGCAGGTGACGCGCGAGATCGATTTCTCCGAACTGGTCTCCGCTGCCTGAGAGACCCGAGCGCGTCCAGACAAGAGGGAGTTGCCATGGCCAAAGCCAAAGTGAAGTTCGCCGACGTGAACGTGACCGTCACCGTGCCGGTGGGCACGCGCATCATCGAGATCTCCGAGAAGGTGGGCTCGTACATCGCCTACAACTGCCGCGAGGGCGACTGCGGACAATGCATGTTCGCGGTGGTCGAAGGCGCGCAGAACCTGTCGAAGCCGTCAGAGCTCGAACGCGCCACACTGCTCCAGCAATACCGCGAGATCATCGATGGCTGGCGCAGTCTCGACAGCGCCGAGGCAATCGCTGCCGCCATGAAGCGCGACAACCTGGGCGGGCGGGAGTGCCGTCTCGCCTGCCAGACACAGGTGTTCGGCGACAGCGTCGTCGCCCCCCTGTAGCCCACCGGAGACCCTCATGGCCAAAGCCAGGCTCACCTTCGCCGACATCGGCGTATCCGTCACGGTGCCCGCGGGCACCCGCATCATCGAAGTCTCCGAGAAAGTGGGTTCCGGCATCGCCTACGGCTGCCGCGAGTCCGACTGCGGCACCTGTCTCACGACGGTGGAATCCGGCATGGAACATCTGTCGGAAAAGTCGCCCTACGAGATCGCCACCCTCGCCGGGCACAACGTCCCCGCCAATGTTCGTCTGGCGTGCCAGACGCTCGTGCTGGGCGACGCCGTGATCCGGCCGTACGGAGGCTGATTCACATGACGAAGCCTCTCCACCACGTCTTCGTGTGCACCCAGCAGCGGCCGCCCGGTCACCCGCGCGGCTCCTGTCAGCAGAAAGGGGCGGCGGAGGTGCTGCAGGCGTTTTGGGCAGAGCTCTCGCGGCGCGCAGCCTTCGACCGTGTCGCCGTCACCTATTCGGGCTGCCTCGGTCCGTGTGAAGGCGGTGCCAACGTGCTCGTTTATCCCGAGGGCGTGCTCTACTCGGGAGTCAGGAAGGAGGACGTGCCGGAGATCTTCGACCGGCATCTGGAAGGCGGCGCGCCTGTCGAGCGCCTGCTCGCTTCCGCGGCAGTCTGGGGCTGAGCGAAAGAGCTGAGTGCAGCGACGCCGGGCGGCACGTGCCGCTTCGCAGTTACCATCCAAGTC
Protein-coding sequences here:
- a CDS encoding 2Fe-2S iron-sulfur cluster binding domain-containing protein, whose translation is MAKAKVKFADVNVTVTVPVGTRIIEISEKVGSYIAYNCREGDCGQCMFAVVEGAQNLSKPSELERATLLQQYREIIDGWRSLDSAEAIAAAMKRDNLGGRECRLACQTQVFGDSVVAPL
- a CDS encoding (2Fe-2S)-binding protein, with product MAKARLTFADIGVSVTVPAGTRIIEVSEKVGSGIAYGCRESDCGTCLTTVESGMEHLSEKSPYEIATLAGHNVPANVRLACQTLVLGDAVIRPYGG
- a CDS encoding (2Fe-2S) ferredoxin domain-containing protein; protein product: MTKPLHHVFVCTQQRPPGHPRGSCQQKGAAEVLQAFWAELSRRAAFDRVAVTYSGCLGPCEGGANVLVYPEGVLYSGVRKEDVPEIFDRHLEGGAPVERLLASAAVWG